CGTTGAATATGCCTTTTAAAGGCTGCGGTCAGCCGCCCATCGGACCGAACTGCACTACTAACCTGCCCGACTCGAGGACTCACAACTGTTCTCCGCCTGGGTGTCTCCTCGGTCCCATCTGTCCGGGCCCGATTGTGATTTTTCTCTTCACATATTCtttgtgtttattttttttttcttttcacgaATAAAAGTTCTTAAAGGTATTgaaatttttaagtttttggtCCGAAATACAAGAAATGAGTAATAAAAACTAAAGAATGAGCATTTAATAGGGTAAAATAGATACTTCAAAATTACAAGTTGCATACGTAATGCTGATTGACTTTCAAAAATCTCTCTAATACATATAAGTATTCTGGaaaaaaacagtaaatatgACAATAAACAAAAGGTCCACTAAGTTTAGGTATAATAAGATAGATTTACTTAATGACAGCACATTAATACGACAAATTGATAATTCAAATGTACATACACACAATTATTCTTTGTTTTACTTAGTTATTTACTTGACTTAAATTCGcttttctcaaaaattaataCTTGAAATCTAATTAACAACCCCTTGTAACACTAAATAGATATGCTCTAATAACATAAAGGTGATTTTGTGGCAGTTCACGTTTACATGCCTGAACTACACCTAATTTACTATACGAATGCAAATGCACATTATTTATATCCCTGTATTTTGACACTTTTTCAGATTAACTATTTTGTGACAATAGATTCTGTTTGACAATTCAATtcacaatttaaatttaataaattcaaatcttAATATGTTTAATATATTCAAGTTTATTTGATAACCAAATTAATTAGATGATTCTGAATTATCTAGGCAAAACTTACTgaaaaaataagtgaaaaattattcacttatcacttaatacaaaatatattatttaaatgttAGGATTTCgatatttaacaatttaataaatcaacagatttagattttaattttttagagTTTGGACTTCACATTCAGGTTCAGGTTTATTAAACATAACCTAACACTTGATGTCTCTCTTAATGGCTCCGCGGtttaacataaaataaaaaaaaaatataattataatctaaaatgaaaaaaaaaaaagactatactcttcaaaaaaaaaaaattcaaagtggGCCCATAATGTACAACCTTTGTCATTTGGACCACAGTTGGGTGAGGTCAAATGCCTCACGTGCCCAAATAGCTGATCCATCCCCTCTGTTTTCCTCCCAAGTATATATAGCCGGACAAGTCTTACCTGGAGTCTCATGTTTCAGCATTCAGTTCAGGTGAAGTGGTcttactaaaaactaaaaagtttCAGGAGGAGAAGAAATTCAGAAAACAAGAAACAGAGAGATAAAGAGGATCTTCATAAATTATATCGAAATCAGATATAATTCAAGAAAATGGAATATAGAGGTCAGAGAAGGACAATGGATGGTGCTGATCTGGAGTTGAGCTTACCGGCTGGATTCAGATTTCATCCGACGGACGAGGAGCTGGTCATGCATTATCTGTGCCGGAAATGCGCGGCGCAGCCGATTTCTGCCCCAATTATAGCTGAAATTGATCTCTACAAATTTGATCCTTGGGAGCTTCCAGGTAAATATCTCTGTTCATTTCTGTTGGgttgtttaatttctttttgccCCAATTACTCAATTCCCAGTTCActtcattttttaaatataattttaccaaaatttgAATTAATCGATACTTCAACTTTTTATCTAATAAAttggtttcaaaatttttttttttaaaaaaataagattGCAAATTAAATCTTGAATCCTTCACTAGAAAGATCTTACTGAACCAATGAGCTTTAGCccagttttttgttttcttcttctacTGAATTGTGTGAAGTGTCGAGTTCGAATCCTAATCGAAGACAAATGTACTAAAAATGTTCTTATGGAAATTGATTTGTTCAGAAATGGCTTTATACGGTGAAAAAGAGTGGTACTTTTTTTCTCCGAGAGATCGGAAGTATCCGAACGGTTCACGGCCGAATCGGGCGGCTGGGACCGGGTACTGGAAAGCCACCGGAGCCGATAAACCGATCGGGAAGCCAAAGGCTCTGGGAATAAAGAAGGCGTTGGTGTTCTATGCCGGAAAAGCTCCGAAAGGCATCAAAACCAACTGGATAATGCACGAGTACCGCCTGGCTAACGTGGACAGGTCCGCCGGCAAGAGGAACAATTTGAGGGTAGGTGCTCCTTTTCTCTTTTACCCTTGTCTGCATTCAATTCACAATTTCACATTAAACTAGGAGGGGTAAAATGGTCCATTCACCAGATTCAACAGTAGTATTTTGAATCTTGGAACAaagcattattattttttttttttgttgcccaCTCTAGGGTGCAAAATGGAGCAACATTAAACACTAATTTCTGATttgtttcgttatatttttcttttttggattttggggaTTAACAAATTATTTCCCTtaaattttcctctttttttttttgtttttcttttggggggatttgggttttttttttcccttggggAATTTTTTAGGGGTTTCTGATTTCAACTTTTCAAAGTTTGACTATCTTCCCATAGTCTAATTTGTTTAGGTcaagaaatctgatttttctgATTCTACTATTGCAGCTAGATGATTGGGTATTGTGCCGCATATACAACAAAAAGGGTACTCTTGAAAAGTATAACAATGTGGATCAAAAGGCATTATTGAGTTCccaagaagaaatggaagagcAAAAGCCCAAAAATCTGATCAGCTTTGAACAAAATGGGATTGTAACAACAGAAgcaaagaaaatgcagcagttGCAGCAAAACACAATAATGGCACAACAAATGATGAATGACTATTTGCATTTTGAGACTTCTGAGTCTGCACCGAGGCTGCACACAGATTCAAGTGGATCTGAGCAAATTCTATCTCCCGAAGTTTTATCGCCGGAATTCGCCCACGAGAGGGAAGTCCAAAGTGCCCC
The genomic region above belongs to Coffea arabica cultivar ET-39 chromosome 7c, Coffea Arabica ET-39 HiFi, whole genome shotgun sequence and contains:
- the LOC140010105 gene encoding protein ATAF2-like, which produces MEYRGQRRTMDGADLELSLPAGFRFHPTDEELVMHYLCRKCAAQPISAPIIAEIDLYKFDPWELPEMALYGEKEWYFFSPRDRKYPNGSRPNRAAGTGYWKATGADKPIGKPKALGIKKALVFYAGKAPKGIKTNWIMHEYRLANVDRSAGKRNNLRLDDWVLCRIYNKKGTLEKYNNVDQKALLSSQEEMEEQKPKNLISFEQNGIVTTEAKKMQQLQQNTIMAQQMMNDYLHFETSESAPRLHTDSSGSEQILSPEVLSPEFAHEREVQSAPKWSDLERALDFQFTMDGFQDDPFVSNQMQYNDQVYPFQDMFLYMQKPF